The genomic interval ACCATGTATCCTTCATTTGTTACACAGGTAAAACTAGTATTATTGTTTTTATAAACTTCACCATCCAATATTTGTAAGTTATATTGTTTTAAAATTCCCTTAATTTCATCATCTGTAAACTTTGCCATTTAATCACCTCGATATCCTTCTTTTGTATTAATCTAAATATATGTATACTAATCAAAAATCATATTCTTTGTTTACTGGTGCAGTCTTACTTTGTATTTCAGTTGGTTTGATATCAATTAATGTATAATCATTTTTAGTTAAAAATAATTCCTCTTGTCTCATTGTATCGTAATCTATGTATAACCAAAGTTTACAATCCTTATATTCAGTTTCACGATTTTTATAAATGTGATAAACAACATTCGGCTCAGGATGGAATCCTTTTTTTAGGATTGGGTCAATTGACTTCAAATCTTTACTTGTGGGAGATAAAGCAATAATCCCTCTTGTAGCTTTGTCGGCAATGGCTTTTGAGCCTCTCAGTACTGTACTGTCTGCATTTTCGCTATTTTTCCAGTCTCCGTTTACTTGTGTAGCAGTTTGAATATAGACATTGTACCTTTTTCTAATTTGATCAAGTCTATTCATAAACATAAATAAAACCATATCTTCACGTAATTTCATTCCTTTTGATGCATTAGCAAGCTCTTCTAAAATACTCATACTAATATGCAAATAGTCAAAATAGATATACTGTGCTTGATTTTCAATAATATGTTGCTTAATCTTGTTTTCAATTAGTTGTGTATCAAAGTCAGGAATATACTCAATCCAAAAACTACTTCTTTCAAGTATTTCCACTGCTTTATTTAATCTTTTATCTTCTTCTTGATTTGTTGCCCCGTCTTTAATTTTTCTCTCTGGAACACCTGATATGTATGCCAATATTGTACTTTGAAGAGCATCTCCTTCAATTTCTGTGCTAATAAAAAGAACATTTTCAGCATTATTATTACTTACCCATTCATTTTTCTTTAAATCATATATCTCATCAATTGCCATATCAGTTGCTTCGCCAAGTGCAATACGAGTTTTACCTAAGTTAGAAGGTGCAGAACGCAATCCTAATGATTTTAATTTCGCTCCTCTGAAAATAGTATTCTGTATATCACCGATCATAGAAATACCATAGTCGGGCTTCTCTTTAAATTTTTGTAATAATTGCTTTGCATTAGATGAAGCATGAATCGTTTTAGTTTCTTCACTTTTAGAAAATTGACTAGATATTTCTAAAAGTTTTTTATCAAAATGTGCAATCATTTCATCGATAGTTAATTTATCAAATTCCTCAATCATTGATTCAGACTCTTTTGGAGCAAAAACTGATTCATCATATAATTCTGAAATATCAAATCCATTGCGTTTATATGTTCTTAGCAAACTGAATTTTTTTAAACGATTATAGCTATAATCAAAATTCTTCATGCTTGCTTTCTCAATACCACTTTCTAAATACTCTAGTCCTTTATTGTCGCTGAAAATTTTATATTGAACATCGTAACTACTTAAGAATGTATCAATCATCATTAAGTCAATTTGTTCGATGCCTTGATCATACAGATTGTTAATGGCTGCAAATATAATAACATAAAAGGATGACTCTCCTTCAGATGTGAAATCATCTTTTTGAAAGTTGTATTTATTATCGTGTAGTAAAG from Peribacillus asahii carries:
- a CDS encoding DnaB-like helicase C-terminal domain-containing protein, which codes for MKKPSLLHDNKYNFQKDDFTSEGESSFYVIIFAAINNLYDQGIEQIDLMMIDTFLSSYDVQYKIFSDNKGLEYLESGIEKASMKNFDYSYNRLKKFSLLRTYKRNGFDISELYDESVFAPKESESMIEEFDKLTIDEMIAHFDKKLLEISSQFSKSEETKTIHASSNAKQLLQKFKEKPDYGISMIGDIQNTIFRGAKLKSLGLRSAPSNLGKTRIALGEATDMAIDEIYDLKKNEWVSNNNAENVLFISTEIEGDALQSTILAYISGVPERKIKDGATNQEEDKRLNKAVEILERSSFWIEYIPDFDTQLIENKIKQHIIENQAQYIYFDYLHISMSILEELANASKGMKLREDMVLFMFMNRLDQIRKRYNVYIQTATQVNGDWKNSENADSTVLRGSKAIADKATRGIIALSPTSKDLKSIDPILKKGFHPEPNVVYHIYKNRETEYKDCKLWLYIDYDTMRQEELFLTKNDYTLIDIKPTEIQSKTAPVNKEYDF